CAACCTGTCAACCGCTGTATCTCAGCTTCTTGATTCATTTATTTTTATTACCATTGCTTTCTACGGGGTGATGCCCGTTTTTCCGTTGATTATCGGACAATGGGCTGTCAAGTTTGCCATTGCCGTGTTGGATACACCGGTAATTTATGGTGTTGTCTGGCTTCTGCGTAAAAGGAAGATTCAAGAGAGCCATGAGAATTCAGAAATTTTAGTAGAATGATGATATCGAAAATTGCCGTTGATTATCGAGGTAAACAGCACCCATAATGAGTATGCAATGATTGATACGCCTTGAAGACGAACAAGATAAGCGAGCTTGCGAGACTCCGAAATCCCGCGGAATCCATGCACAATTTATTCTTGCCGAAGCCCTGAAACCGGAGAGTTCCATGAAAAAAATGTTTGCGTTGCTGGTACTGCTGACCGCATTCCCGGCACTTTCTACAGATATGTACCTGCCGGCAATTCCCATGCTTCAGAAACTGTGGCATCAACCGCTGGTGATGGTCAATCTGACGCTGATCGGATTTTTTGTTACCTTTTGCGTTTTCATACTCATTTACGGTCCGATCTCGGATCGTTATGGCCGCCGCCCGCCTCTGCTGGCCGGCATTTTCCTATACATTATTGCGAGCATTGTCTGTGCCACGGCACCAAACGTTCACTGGATGATTGTCGCCCGGATTCTGCAGGGAGCCGGTGCGGCGGCCGCTTCAACAATGTCCATGGCAATCAGCAAAGACATATATGAAGGAAAGCAGCGTGAAAAAATTATGGCCTACATTGCCGTCATCATGGCGCTGGCCCCCATGCTTGCTCCGATTTTCGGGGGATGGATTCTTACCTGGCTTTCCTGGCCCTGGATTTTTATTGCCCAGGCGATATTGGGCATGATCGGTATCGCAGGGGTATGGCTTATGCCGGAAACGTACAGGCCCGAAACGAAAGGCTGCACCCGAAACGTTATAGGAAACTATTCGAGCATCATACACAACCGCCGCTTTATCGGTTTCACCCTGGCCATGTCTTTGACTTCTCTGCCGATGTTTGCTTTTATTGCCGGTTCATCGAATATTTACATGAACGGATTCGGGCTGAACGAAAAAATGTTCGGCTACTTTTTTGCATTCAATGCATTGGGACTTATGGCAGGCTCTCTCGTGTTTTCCAGACTGGTGAAAAACATGGACTCCGGCAAGCTGATAACCGCTGGTTTTCTGGGCATTTTCTGCAGCGGGGTCTGGATGGTTATCACCCCTCACCGCGGGCCATGGGATCTGGCTCTGCCCAACTGGATTATTTCTTTTTCCATGGGGTTGTGCCGACCGCCTTCCAACAACCTGGCACTGGAACTGGTAGGCCAGAACAACGCCGGTACCGCCTCTTCGCTGATTATGTCCACCTCCATGATCATGGGCATCGTCGGCATGTGGCTCATTTCCCTTGCTGGTTTCGATAAAATAACGCTGATAGGCAGTCTGGCGATTCTGGCCGGAGGGGTTGCCCTTACGTTCTGGCTTTCGGCCAGACGGGTGCTGTCCAACCGATAAAGATAATCCGGAACCTGTTTTTGATCGTCCACCGGATCCATGATGTCCATCGTGCACCTTTTTCACCCGATGCGCAATCTGAAAACTTTTCAGCTTGCGGTAACCCCTGTGGCTGGGGATCAAAGCCTGCCGGTCAATCATCTGCGGGT
This DNA window, taken from Desulfobacterales bacterium, encodes the following:
- a CDS encoding multidrug effflux MFS transporter; translated protein: MKKMFALLVLLTAFPALSTDMYLPAIPMLQKLWHQPLVMVNLTLIGFFVTFCVFILIYGPISDRYGRRPPLLAGIFLYIIASIVCATAPNVHWMIVARILQGAGAAAASTMSMAISKDIYEGKQREKIMAYIAVIMALAPMLAPIFGGWILTWLSWPWIFIAQAILGMIGIAGVWLMPETYRPETKGCTRNVIGNYSSIIHNRRFIGFTLAMSLTSLPMFAFIAGSSNIYMNGFGLNEKMFGYFFAFNALGLMAGSLVFSRLVKNMDSGKLITAGFLGIFCSGVWMVITPHRGPWDLALPNWIISFSMGLCRPPSNNLALELVGQNNAGTASSLIMSTSMIMGIVGMWLISLAGFDKITLIGSLAILAGGVALTFWLSARRVLSNR